Part of the Branchiostoma floridae strain S238N-H82 chromosome 11, Bfl_VNyyK, whole genome shotgun sequence genome, TTGTCCTTGTTGCTATGGCGACGGACCTCTTGTGCAAGTCAGCCGCCGTCTCGAACAAATCTTGTAGGAAATTTTCTCTACAATGTTGGATAGAAGTCTCAAGCGTAGCAAGGGACGTAGCGGGGGCGTTTGATTGAATTGTATTATGAATTAAACATACAAAATGGAGGTTTTGCATGCATCAGTTGCATGGTTCCATACAGAAAAGTGAAGTCTACATATCGGTATTAATCAAGTAGCTTCTTGGTATCAATGTTCACAACAAAACGGTTAGGAAATATCTCTAATATAATGCTTACATTTGTTATATAGCCTCACATCCAATGTCTATTTTAGAGATGGCAGCATGTTTATTTTGCCATTTGCGAAAAATGCAAGCCGTATGGTATGTATGCAAGGAAGTATTCAATTGAAAAATGCATTCAGATATGTGTGGCATTTTTCAGTGTCTATACTTCACGTTGGCCTTCACTACGCGGTTATTTCTATATCAGTGTTATGGGTTCCTACAGCACAGAAGGAAGCgatgtcaagaaaaaaaaaacttttctatGTTGCGTGAAATCAGAATTATCCGGTCCTAAATTGCGCGTTGCATGTTAATCCGAGCTTTTGTAACCTCCCATTACTCATCACAGCCGTATCAAAGAGCCCAAATTGCACAGGTTGTTGTACTTTGTTCGTTCACAATACTGGAAACAGAAAGCCCATAATACGTTAAGTAAGGATGCGGGTGGTTGAATTTCCGTCTTGTATTTTGCAGCATCACGATGATTTATACTCCGGCTCATTCGTCTTTCCTTTGTTGGAGACCTTTCACTTCCAGATGCGTGATCGCTATGACGGAATGGAATATAGCTAACTCCAATTACTGAAAAATCTGTCAGATTATACGGGAAATTTGTATTCCTGCCACAACAGGAATAGTACTGGAGGAAAATATTGCTGACGCATTGTTATGAACTTTTGCATGTGGATTAAATCCTACACGTACACACGCGTACACTCACTAGTCTTCACCGGCTTAACTTCCGACAAAAAGTAGGTATTGGCCAAATAGGACGATAAATTTGCAATAAGAGCTAGCTGACCACACATTTGCAAGCAAAGAGTCTGTGTGAGACGTTCGTAATTAAATGCCCTTATACGGTACGGACTGAAGAAACCACAGCGAGCACTAGAATGGGACCTCTGTTACTGCGTGTTCTTTCAATCTTAAATTGTTTTTAACCTCAACCGCCTCAAGTACATTTTATTGTTTGGTTACAGAATGATGTAATGGTCACGTGGTGACGCCGGCTACACAAGGCCTTATTCCAAcgtctgtacaggtgtgtacgtCACTGGTTATatttgtagtctctaccagattccgggtcgctggaaaaccgtagaaatggaacaaatagaggagtaagccggccagaggaatgagccggccagggaacagtacgcaGGTcgtccagcgacccggagtctagCTGGTAGAGACTATTATATTTGGGCATCAATGTTTTCACCTCATCGTTCGTACAGCGACGTAGAGTCCCTCATACCCTCATAGTTCAGTGTAGAAATCGGACGCTGTTTTACAAGCTCAAACCACCAAGCGCTGAATTTATTCATTGATCATGGTCAATGGTGATTAAAAGCTTCGTAAGTTATTCCTTATCTCAAAAGAAATACATCTCAAAAGGACATATGTGTGTTGAACGAAACAGAAAATGCAATGCGAGAAGAAAAGTAAGACAGAATGAACGGATGAATGAACGGGATGAATAGATGGAGGCTACGTCGCCATTGAAAGAATATTAACCGTGCTCAATAGAACTACTTAAACAATGTCCAAGACTTCTCACAAACTAATGTCTCAAGTTTTAGGTAGGGACTTGAAAAAGCTGCTCACTGTACTCAGTCTTAGCTTGTCTACATTgaacattttgcataattaaataTACTTCAATCCGCACGTAACCGTCTTGACAACAAACTTATACATTCCTATCCACCCCGTTTCTTCTACCTTATATCACCTCGAATCATTGAATGTATATTGTGGTCGTCAGTAAATGGGATATGTACAGTCCCCGAGTGTAGCTCTCTCCCGAGTCAGCCATGACGGCAGCTGATCCTCCGTGACTGGACAAGTTCAACAGCACAATCTAAGGGCGACACAGCCCAACCGGTATACAATGTTGCTTCAACCACAGTTTCTGGGGGTTAAGTTGTGGAAATATTCCGAAGTGGTCTGCCGTTATATATTGCTGTTACACGCGAAAATACTGTAACTTTGTCAGCTTTCTGTCTATCAAGTGGTGGGAATCGTTAGATTGTGGTCTACGTTGTTGATATTACTTCTGCTCTTTGTCACTATCAATGTGGATATCAATGGAGATCCTTCTGATAACACGTAACCAACTCCACATTGTAATCCAGTGTCTTTAAGTTAGTAATGTTTCTAAACTCAGACTTTGACCGGCACATTGACAGCGTCGTAACCCCAGCAGTCGTAAGCTCATACTAGACGCTTGATGCTGCAAATGTTTATCTACTGTCGTCATATGGAAAGGATTAAAAACATGTCGCATTTCATGTGTTTGTACAGTTAACTCACAACTTTGAACTTTAAATCCAGTCTGTGCCTGGTTTACTGAGTTAAGTATCGTGCACAGCGAGGTAGAATGTGTCCCGTACAAGCCCATACAATGTCCATGGATTAACCATTTACAATGAGCTCTGTGTAGAGCTTAGCTGTACAGGCATGCAGGTATCACTCGGACGTTTAAAAGCCGTGGAATTCAATACGTCATTGTATGTAGTGCATGGAGCGCAAAGTACTTAGCTGTGTATGAGGCTCTGTGCATAGAGGGCCTCATGTTAATGCTATTCAAACAGAAGGTTCGGTGTGgggttattttgttgttttctgcgGCCGTTTTTACGATGCTTCGCAATTAGTGACAACATTTATTTATATTTCCTCCCCTTTACAAGGAGGCCGCAAAAACATACAGcaacagcaaaaacaattatCTTTGACTGAAACTTCTTTGGAGAAGTTTGCATTTGTACTTATAAAGCCTCCTTCTGTGCAGAAAATTTCCGATTTTCTACAAAGAATGAAGGCTGGATTCTTCAGCCAAGTCTGTTGTCAACTTTAGTGAACGTTGCATCTACATTCTTTCAATTTAATACATTGAATTAAAAACAAGCCTGCACTGCAATAGCTTGCATGAAAAGATTGGATGTATATAATGTTGCACATTTACTTCTTGATGCTTCGTTCTTCTCTCAAAATATACAACTTAAGTTGGGGCATGTTGAGGAAGTGGTGTGGAAAGTGACAATCTTTGCGCAGAATGCcttcactttatttgtttatacACTAGTCAAAAAGCTGCGGAGCGAAATAAATAGATAGTGCGTTATGCATGGCCACCTTAAAATCGTTTTCACGCTTCAGTGTGTAAAAGCTATGATGAGATGTGGACGGACTCAGATCGAGAGTTTTGCACTGTTGCACGTATCAGTGTCTACCACAAGAGGGATGGGGTTGTATCAAAGTTTGAAAGACCAACGCCATCCCAAAGTCAAATTCTGTAAGATGGCGCCACAAAGGGCTTGTTTAGGAAAGTGAGCTAGAACATGATTGGAATGCGAAGTTATGATGAGTTTTCATTGGATGATGTTAACGATACCTTTTGATAACATTAAAGTCAGTAATGCGTGCATTGTTCTGGCGTCATATATGTTCTGCTTCCTTGACACCAGGGGCTGACGCTGTTCAAGCTAACAGTGCCAAACAAAGCTGAGCATTTTCCGAGTTCTTTGTGGTCGTCCACCTGAGCAACCCACGCGGATGTATATAGCTGCTCTACTTGCGCTCCTGGCGGTGATTCGGCCCGTCCTGCCGGATGCAAGTAAGGCATTTACatgtcttgtttttcttcattgCTTGTTATTCTTATATTTGTAGTCTGGTGTCTAGATACATACCTTACAAACGCCCAAGACTGGATTACTCTATGAAAGCTTCAGTGCTGTCACTGGCCCGAGAAGCATAGCTCTAGTGAACTGACCCATCCACAACAAACAATCGGTCCCTTTTAAATTCGTTCAAACGGGCCAGGCTATTTCACTCAGAATGGCTGCAAATGACACGAATTTTTTTCGATGCAGGAACTCATATTTATTCCGTTCAAATTCATAGTGTTGGAGTAACAGGTGTTATCTATATCGTGGCATGGCTGTGTGTTTCAAGTAAAACCATAACAATGTCAGAACCTTATCGGGTCAGCAAATGTGTTGATGTTTACAGACGCCACATTCTTAAATGTCCTGCTACACACGTAGCGAACACGATTGATTTCCAAACCTTAAGATCATTCCTATTGTACATTGAAGCTCCCTGTTTGCCCGTTTATTTTCGGCTCTTTTAAAGTCCTCTTTGCTCTTTTCTCAGTTTGTGATAGGACGTTGATGATCGCGACGTCATCACCCTCTGTGCTGACGTCAGATGGGTACCGCGGTTTGTACCCAGCAGGTACCGACTGCACCTGCGAGCTGAGAGCGACAGTTGGTAACGTGGTACAAATCAGCTTCAATGATTTCCAGGTACGGGTTGGATACATGACTAAAGTAAAGCCTTTCCCATAACTAATCTATGCACCTGACGTTGACAATTCAAAAGATGTGTATTGCGGTAGGGCCCGGATATGAGTTTGCTTATGCAAAATGGAGTCGCATTGAGTCTTTCTCTCCACTATTATAATCTAGCTCTTGTAGAAATGTTGAGATGATTTCACACCGTCACATTGCCTTACATTCTAccttgtacaagtacaaatgtCGTGAAATAAagttgattcattcattcattcatttccacTTGTTAACATTGTCCAGGTCGACCCGTACCCAGGGTCGTTATCGGGTGCCCCGGGAACGTGTGAGCACCACTATCTAGAGGTGTACAACGGTCTGGAGACCAGCGGGAACCTGTTAGGTAAGATTCAAACTCCTGATGACTTGCAACTGAATCTGTTTCCATCCTATGAAGTGTCCTTGTTTATTGCTGATTATACTTTCACTTTTCGGCTGAAAAGAAACCAAATCTTCTTTAGTGATAACAGTTAAAGAATAGAAAGTAACTTTATACGCATTTTTGTAGGTTCGTTTTGCGGAGGGGAGCGGCCTCCCATCCTGCTGTCCAGTGACGTCAGCATGACGCTCAAGTTTGTGACCAATCCCCATTCCGCTAACAACCGGTATCGGGGTTTCTCACTGAACTTCACCGCCATAGCCAACACACAGGGTAAGGCTTCCCCTTCGGTATAGCAGCGTTTGATTGGTTACTAGTGTCTTTGTTTCTACAGTAAGATGAGAAGACATAATGTTAGATAGATAGTTTTGagcatgattgttgttgttattcttTTCTTCTGAGGGAACCTCTTTTTGACTACCGGAGGCAACGAACCAAATTGGGATAATAATGATTGTAGAGGTGACCAAATTTTCCTGGAATGAATGAAAGATTACTGTCCGTTCAAACTATTGCCCAGGAAAGTGGTGAAGAACAGGTGTTTTACGCTAACTTTCTGTCTACTTTAGACATTGATTCAGGCTGTTGGAGCATGCGCAGACTGACCGCCCCTAGTGGGTCCATCGTCAGCCCCGGCTTTCCGAACGAGTACCCAGCAAACTTAGCGTGAGTCTGGAGATATTTTAGATTCATTATGTTTTATATATGATTTTTAGGTGTGAGTTTGGATTATCACTTAGATATGAGAAGTTACATGTGTACTTTTGCGTCTCTCCATTTCTGAATGTTTGTAAGATATATATGTAAGATATATAATGGTTCCACAAAACAATGTCACCTGAAATTTAAATACTTGTTGCCATTCTGCTATAGATGTACGTGGGAAATTGTGACTCGTCCAGACAGCAAAATCACACTGCAGTTCTTAAGCTTCCTGGTAGGAGGTGCTACTGCAACATGCGACAACAACATCAACGACTACGTTATTGTGTACAGAGGAACAGGGGAAAGCAAAGTATCAGAAGGTAGATCATTTGCCTTATTGCTTTTCAATGTTATCTGATACTAAAGAAACCGGAGTGGTGTCATATAGATGTTTGTGACAGGCGCGGTACAAAAACACGTTACTAGCTTTCAAGACTTGTGGAACTGCATGATATCAGGAAAGATACAATCCATCGTGGATTTTCTAACATCAAGTGTAAATGGGAGCTATAGATCTAATGATATTCCTgttaacatcacagaacccactaatcattaaagacgtAGGACTTTTcgtcagccactgcctccaaagaagaagtcgaacctcccagtaaacaatgtagaatcatgtatatagatagctgtatagaatagacacctgttactttttactgtatAGCCAGTAGTGACCCGTAGTTCTGCTTATCCCAAGGGACATACTGTGGATGGGAGTTGCCACAATTCACGGACCTGCTCAATGAGGTCACCATTGAGTTCGTGGCCAACAACGTCGGCGGATGGCGAGGTTTCTTCATGGTATACACCGCAGTAGGTGAGTGTTGTATACACTAGATAGACggcatgaaaaaaataaaacatcgaGCTTTGTCGTCAAAAGTTGATTAAAGGTATCTTAGAATGTAAGATTCACTTTGAGTGAAGAAAATGTATTTGACACATTTTGAGAAATGTTTCAAATGATTTGAGATCATTTTAGACCTATGTTGATCAATAAATAAGGGAGGGGAGTTGAAACTGGATTGATAAAAGACAGTAGACCAAATGACTAGATGAATTTCAAGAACAATGTGTCAGACGATTTTTTCTACAGTCAACTGTTTGATTAATTGTTTGATTACTCAAAGTAGTCATGAGTTTTGTGTCTAACACGAGGTATTCTGATCACACAGGTCCGACAACCACACCCACCATCCCTCCAACCATCTCCACAACGGTTCCTCCCCCCGTGAACACAATGAACACTCCCCAGCCCCCTGTCACACCCGGAGCCTCCTACGTCCCCACGGTGGGGGACCATGCCGCCAGGCTGGGGGAAAACAGCTACATTGTGGTTTTCTTCTTACTTGTTGCAATACTCACGCCAATCGCTAGATGATACCCGACAGtaagagaaaaatattttactACTTATGCTGCAATGATgtaaaagtatcaaattatggaGAAAAATTACAATATCAGAACGATTTAGTTTTATAGCTGTATAATGTGATATATTCTGGTCATAGTGATTATTCTTATGATTCTGCCAACAATTCGCTGTAAGAAAAGTTGTAAAT contains:
- the LOC118425829 gene encoding cubilin-like; amino-acid sequence: MYIAALLALLAVIRPVLPDAICDRTLMIATSSPSVLTSDGYRGLYPAGTDCTCELRATVGNVVQISFNDFQVDPYPGSLSGAPGTCEHHYLEVYNGLETSGNLLGSFCGGERPPILLSSDVSMTLKFVTNPHSANNRYRGFSLNFTAIANTQDIDSGCWSMRRLTAPSGSIVSPGFPNEYPANLACTWEIVTRPDSKITLQFLSFLVGGATATCDNNINDYVIVYRGTGESKVSEGTYCGWELPQFTDLLNEVTIEFVANNVGGWRGFFMVYTAVGPTTTPTIPPTISTTVPPPVNTMNTPQPPVTPGASYVPTVGDHAARLGENSYIVVFFLLVAILTPIAR